In Cystobacter fuscus DSM 2262, a single window of DNA contains:
- the hmgA gene encoding homogentisate 1,2-dioxygenase: MDTSHSLSGFGNEHASEAIPGALPVGQNTPQRVAFGLYAEQISGTAFTAPRGENRRTWFYRLRPSATHPPYRRTEARHLRSGPFDEVPPTPNRLRWNPLPLPTEPTTLLEGLFTMGGNGSPALGTGAAMHVYAANASMVDTAFFNADGELLIVPQSGALRLVTEMGVLRVAPGHMALIPRGVRMRVELPDGPVRGYICENYGAPFRLPELGPIGSNGLANARDFLAPTASYEDIERPTRVVQKFQGHLWETTLEHSPFDVVAWHGTHVPYTYDLARFNTINTVSFDHPDPSIFTVLTSPSETPGTANCDFVIFPPRWMVAEHTFRPPWFHRNVMSEMMGLVHGVYDAKADQFVPGGVSLHNCMSSHGPDRKTYEEAVAADLAPRKIDNTLAFMFETRWVIAPTSAAMESPTLQSDYDACWGELRKAQVPAKGGAGQ; this comes from the coding sequence ATGGACACCAGCCACTCTCTCTCGGGCTTCGGGAACGAGCATGCATCGGAGGCCATCCCCGGTGCGCTTCCTGTCGGCCAGAACACGCCGCAGCGCGTCGCGTTCGGCCTCTACGCCGAGCAGATTTCGGGCACGGCCTTCACCGCTCCGCGCGGTGAGAACCGGCGGACGTGGTTCTACCGGCTGAGGCCGAGCGCGACCCACCCGCCGTACCGTCGGACGGAAGCACGTCACCTGCGCAGCGGGCCGTTCGACGAGGTTCCGCCGACGCCCAACCGGCTGCGCTGGAATCCACTGCCGCTGCCCACGGAGCCGACGACGTTGCTCGAGGGGCTGTTCACGATGGGCGGCAATGGCTCGCCCGCCCTCGGCACGGGCGCGGCGATGCACGTCTACGCCGCGAACGCGTCCATGGTCGACACCGCGTTCTTCAACGCCGACGGGGAGCTGCTCATCGTGCCGCAGTCCGGGGCACTCCGGCTCGTGACCGAGATGGGTGTGCTGCGGGTTGCGCCCGGGCACATGGCGCTCATCCCGCGCGGGGTGCGCATGCGCGTGGAGCTGCCGGACGGGCCGGTGCGCGGCTACATCTGCGAGAACTACGGCGCGCCGTTCCGGCTCCCCGAGCTGGGCCCCATCGGCTCCAATGGCCTCGCCAATGCGCGGGACTTCCTGGCACCCACGGCGAGCTACGAGGACATCGAGCGGCCGACGCGCGTCGTGCAGAAGTTCCAGGGCCACCTCTGGGAGACGACGCTCGAGCACTCGCCGTTCGACGTCGTCGCGTGGCATGGCACGCACGTGCCGTACACGTATGATCTCGCGCGATTCAACACCATCAACACGGTGAGCTTCGATCACCCGGATCCGTCGATCTTCACGGTGCTCACGTCGCCGAGTGAGACGCCTGGGACCGCCAACTGCGACTTCGTGATCTTCCCGCCCCGGTGGATGGTCGCCGAGCACACGTTCCGGCCGCCGTGGTTCCATCGCAACGTGATGAGCGAGATGATGGGGCTGGTCCACGGTGTCTACGACGCCAAGGCGGACCAGTTCGTGCCGGGCGGAGTGTCGCTCCACAACTGCATGAGCTCCCACGGCCCCGACCGGAAGACCTACGAGGAGGCGGTGGCCGCGGACCTCGCGCCGCGGAAGATCGACAACACGCTCGCCTTCATGTTCGAGACGCGCTGGGTCATCGCGCCGACGAGCGCGGCGATGGAGAGCCCGACCCTGCAATCGGATTACGACGCCTGCTGGGGTGAGCTCCGCAAGGCCCAGGTGCCCGCGAAGGGCGGCGCCGGACAATGA
- a CDS encoding MarR family winged helix-turn-helix transcriptional regulator, whose protein sequence is MSRTRPVSLSLDEFLPYRLSVAANVVSQRIARVYAEQYGLSTQEWRLIAVLGEDGDRTQLELVKRTRMEKVPVSRAARSLEERGMVRRATSESDARSRRLSLTAAGRRIYERVAPAALEAEAEVLADLKPGERAMLRSLLERVEHSANRSLKREP, encoded by the coding sequence ATGAGCCGAACGCGCCCCGTGAGCCTGAGCCTCGATGAGTTCCTCCCGTACCGCCTCTCGGTCGCCGCGAACGTCGTCAGCCAACGGATCGCGCGCGTGTACGCGGAGCAATACGGCCTGAGCACGCAGGAGTGGCGGCTCATCGCGGTGCTCGGGGAGGACGGCGATCGCACGCAGCTCGAGCTCGTCAAACGCACGCGGATGGAGAAGGTCCCCGTGAGCCGCGCCGCGCGTTCCCTCGAGGAACGAGGCATGGTGCGGCGCGCCACGAGCGAGAGCGACGCACGCTCACGCCGCTTGTCGCTGACCGCCGCGGGCCGCCGCATCTACGAGCGCGTGGCCCCCGCGGCGCTCGAGGCCGAGGCCGAGGTGCTCGCCGACCTGAAGCCCGGCGAACGGGCGATGCTGCGCTCGCTGCTCGAGCGTGTCGAGCACAGTGCGAACCGCTCTCTGAAGCGAGAGCCGTGA
- a CDS encoding CheR family methyltransferase, producing MTEARPRAEGQVEEALEDIELDLLLEGILRRYGLDFRGYARMSLRRRVWNMVHALKLESLSALQAKVLHDSAAMDMLLQHLSVNTTTMFRDPTFFRAFREQVVPHLFSAPFVRIWHAGCSTGEEVYSLAILLQEVGLYERSRIYATDMNVAVVERAKSGIFPLEHMREYTSNYMRAGGTAAFSDYYTANYDHAIFKASLRKNVVFAQHNLVSDGTFNEFNVVLCRNVLIYFGAPLQARVHRLLHQSLRRFGVLVLGRGETLRHTVLENDYDEVDAEERIYRRRA from the coding sequence ATGACGGAAGCCAGGCCACGCGCGGAAGGACAGGTCGAGGAAGCTCTCGAGGACATCGAGCTGGATCTCCTCCTCGAGGGCATCCTGCGACGCTATGGCCTGGACTTCCGGGGCTATGCCCGCATGTCGTTACGGCGGCGGGTGTGGAACATGGTTCATGCCCTGAAGCTGGAGAGCCTCTCCGCGCTTCAGGCCAAGGTGCTGCACGACTCGGCGGCGATGGACATGCTGCTGCAACACCTGTCGGTGAACACCACCACCATGTTCCGCGACCCCACCTTCTTCCGGGCGTTTCGCGAACAGGTGGTGCCCCACCTCTTCTCCGCCCCCTTCGTGCGCATCTGGCACGCGGGGTGTTCCACGGGAGAAGAGGTGTACTCGCTCGCCATCCTGCTGCAGGAGGTGGGGCTGTACGAGCGCAGCCGCATCTACGCCACGGACATGAACGTGGCCGTGGTGGAGCGGGCCAAGTCGGGCATCTTCCCGCTGGAGCACATGCGCGAGTACACGTCCAACTACATGCGCGCCGGCGGCACCGCCGCCTTCAGCGACTACTACACGGCCAACTACGATCACGCGATCTTCAAGGCCTCGCTGCGCAAGAACGTCGTCTTCGCACAGCACAACCTGGTGAGCGACGGCACGTTCAACGAGTTCAACGTGGTGCTCTGCCGCAACGTGCTCATCTACTTCGGCGCGCCCCTGCAGGCACGCGTCCACCGGCTGTTGCACCAGTCCTTGCGCCGCTTCGGGGTGCTGGTGCTGGGGCGCGGCGAGACGCTGCGCCACACGGTGCTGGAGAACGACTACGACGAGGTGGACGCCGAGGAGCGCATCTACCGGCGCCGGGCGTGA